One stretch of Bacillus marinisedimentorum DNA includes these proteins:
- a CDS encoding peptidoglycan-binding protein, which yields MTNIVKKLFIAALLAAGVGIAFPAASEAALGDRMLAEGMWHEDVKELQQVLLSKGYFPYPKDTGYYGPVTTEAVQGFQRDNGLKVDGIAGPDTIGKLKVTRYGDIGQPVIGLQKSLQAAGLYDGNIDGIYGGGTKDAVINFQKKHGLAVDGIAGPQTHAALRNKVGTPGTDVIELSMESTAYTADCEGCSGTTRMGIDLAKYGGDAKVIAVDPAIVPLGSKVEVEGYGTAIAADIGGAINDYSIDVFIPNRDDALKWGRKNVNVKIYQ from the coding sequence TTGACTAACATCGTAAAGAAATTATTTATTGCAGCATTACTTGCAGCGGGAGTGGGTATTGCTTTTCCGGCAGCGAGTGAAGCGGCCCTCGGCGACCGCATGCTGGCAGAAGGCATGTGGCATGAGGATGTAAAAGAGCTTCAGCAAGTGCTTTTATCTAAAGGATACTTCCCATATCCGAAAGACACAGGATACTATGGCCCGGTTACAACCGAGGCCGTTCAGGGTTTTCAGCGGGATAATGGATTGAAGGTGGATGGCATTGCCGGACCGGACACGATCGGCAAGTTGAAAGTGACCCGATACGGCGATATCGGACAGCCTGTCATCGGTTTGCAGAAATCACTGCAGGCAGCCGGCCTTTATGACGGGAATATCGATGGTATTTATGGAGGCGGCACAAAGGATGCGGTCATCAACTTCCAGAAAAAACATGGATTGGCTGTTGATGGGATTGCCGGTCCGCAAACCCATGCAGCACTTCGGAATAAAGTCGGTACTCCTGGAACGGACGTTATTGAATTGAGCATGGAGAGCACAGCCTATACCGCAGATTGTGAAGGCTGCTCGGGAACGACGAGAATGGGCATCGATCTGGCGAAGTATGGCGGGGATGCCAAAGTGATCGCTGTCGATCCGGCCATCGTTCCGCTTGGCTCAAAAGTGGAAGTGGAAGGCTACGGTACAGCGATTGCAGCCGACATCGGCGGGGCGATCAATGACTACAGCATTGATGTATTCATTCCGAACCGTGACGATGCGCTTAAATGGGGAAGGAAAAATGTGAATGTGAAGATTTATCAATAA